From Coffea arabica cultivar ET-39 chromosome 10e, Coffea Arabica ET-39 HiFi, whole genome shotgun sequence, one genomic window encodes:
- the LOC113712558 gene encoding nuclear cap-binding protein subunit 2-like — translation MASLFKDLSKLSQYRDRRFTGSQEEFEQALLKSTTVYIGNMSFYTTEEQVYELFSRAGEIKRIVMGLDKNSKTPCGFCFVMFYSREDAEDSVKYISGTILDDRPIRVDFDWGFQEGRQWGRGRSGGQVRDEYRTDYDPARGGYGKLVQRELEAQRQLVDYNAGSIGAGSLSSFPPVMPPQYGRHGGHQGYGGSHRHGRDYHRKRYREDDRRGPEFSKRNFDHESRRGSDHDSRPEKNPRFRESGDSDDDEDEDRERRH, via the exons ATGGCTTCTCTCTTCAAG GATCTTAGCAAGCTTTCGCAGTACAGAGACCGGAGGTTTACGGGGTCACAGGAAGAATTCGAGCAAGCATTGCTGAAGTCGACCACGGTTTATATTGGGAACATGTCGTTTTACACGACTGAGGAGCAGGTTTATGAGTTGTTCTCACGTGCAGGAGAAATTAAGAGGATAGTCATGGGTTTGGATAAGAATTCTAAAACTCCATGTGGTTTCTGCTTTGTCAT GTTCTACTCCAGAGAAGATGCTGAAGACTCTGTTAAATACATAAGTGGGACAATTCTTGATGATCGACCTATTCGTGTAGATTTTGATTGGGGTTTTCAAGAAGGAAGGCAGTGGGGCCGTGGCCGAAGTGGTGGGCAA GTACGGGATGAATATCGTACTGATTATGATCCAG CTAGAGGCGGTTATGGAAAATTGGTTCAGAGAGAGTTGGAGGCACAAAGACAGCTGGTGGACTACAATGCAGGATCGATAGGCGCAGGATCGCTAAGCTCTTTTCCACCTGTCATGCCACCTCAAT ATGGTAGGCATGGTGGACACCAGGGTTATGGGGGTTCTCATCGACATGGTCGAG ATTACCATCGCAAGCGATATCGTGAAGATGACCGTCGTGGACCAGAGTTTTCAAAGAGAAATTTTGACCATGAATCTAGGAGAGGTTCTGATCATGACTCTAGACCg GAAAAGAATCCCCGGTTTCGTGAGAGTGGTGATTCcgatgatgatgaggatgaaGATCGAGAGCGACGGCATTAA
- the LOC113711755 gene encoding superoxide dismutase [Fe] 3, chloroplastic-like isoform X2: MSWSAFCSSGSNLVPKTTEALNPLNRPNKHHYLNGRQRTNLYQKNHRASKVLAYYGLRSPPYKLVWNHDFFWESMQPGGVSSPILGLLQQIEKDFGSFTNFREKFIDAALKLFGSGWVWLVLKREEKRLAIVKTSNAVNPLVWNDIPILNLDMWEHAYYLDYKYDKAKYANVFMNHLVSWNAAMARMARAQAFVNLGEPKIPVA, from the exons ATGAGTTGGTCTGCCTTTTGCAGCTCAGGCTCTAATCTCGTTCCAAAAACTACTGAGGCATTGAATCCTTTAAATAGGCCCAACAAGCATCATTATCTG AATGGGAGGCAGAGGACGAACTTGTATCAGAAGAATCATAGAGCATCAAAAGTTCTTGCTTATTATGGGTTAAGAAGCCCGCCCTACAAGCTT GTCTGGAATCACGATTTCTTTTGGGAATCCATGCAACCAGGTGGAGTTAGCTCTCCAATATTGGGTCTACTTCAGCAGATTGAAAAAGATTTCGGTTCTTTTACCAATTTCAGAGAGAAGTTTATAGATGCAGCTCTAAAGTTATTTGGATCTGGCTGGGTTTGGCTTGTTT TGAAAAGAGAAGAGAAACGCCTTGCAATTGTCAAAACATCAAATGCTGTCAACCCTCTTGTGTGGAATGATATT CCTATCCTCAATTTGGACATGTGGGAG CATGCTTATTATTTGGATTATAAG TATGACAAAGCCAAATATGCGAATGTATTTATGAACCACCTTGTATCTTGGAATGCGGCAATGGCTCGCATGGCTCGTGCACAAGCCTTTGTAAATTTAGGCGAACCGAAGATTCCTGTTGCATGA
- the LOC113711755 gene encoding superoxide dismutase [Fe] 3, chloroplastic-like isoform X1, with protein sequence MSWSAFCSSGSNLVPKTTEALNPLNRPNKHHYLNGRQRTNLYQKNHRASKVLAYYGLRSPPYKLDALEPYMSQRTLEMHWGEHHGGYVDALNKQLAKNDLLYGCTLEELVKVTYNNGNPLPEFNNAAQVWNHDFFWESMQPGGVSSPILGLLQQIEKDFGSFTNFREKFIDAALKLFGSGWVWLVLKREEKRLAIVKTSNAVNPLVWNDIPILNLDMWEHAYYLDYKYDKAKYANVFMNHLVSWNAAMARMARAQAFVNLGEPKIPVA encoded by the exons ATGAGTTGGTCTGCCTTTTGCAGCTCAGGCTCTAATCTCGTTCCAAAAACTACTGAGGCATTGAATCCTTTAAATAGGCCCAACAAGCATCATTATCTG AATGGGAGGCAGAGGACGAACTTGTATCAGAAGAATCATAGAGCATCAAAAGTTCTTGCTTATTATGGGTTAAGAAGCCCGCCCTACAAGCTT GATGCACTAGAACCATATATGAGCCAAAGAACACTTGAGATGCATTGGGGAGAGCATCATGGTGGTTATGTCGATGCTTTGAATAAACAGCTTGCGAAGAATGATTTATTGTATGGTTGTACTTTGGAAGAACTTGTTAAAGTGACTTACAATAACGGAAACCCATTGCCTGAATTCAACAATGCTGCCCAG GTCTGGAATCACGATTTCTTTTGGGAATCCATGCAACCAGGTGGAGTTAGCTCTCCAATATTGGGTCTACTTCAGCAGATTGAAAAAGATTTCGGTTCTTTTACCAATTTCAGAGAGAAGTTTATAGATGCAGCTCTAAAGTTATTTGGATCTGGCTGGGTTTGGCTTGTTT TGAAAAGAGAAGAGAAACGCCTTGCAATTGTCAAAACATCAAATGCTGTCAACCCTCTTGTGTGGAATGATATT CCTATCCTCAATTTGGACATGTGGGAG CATGCTTATTATTTGGATTATAAG TATGACAAAGCCAAATATGCGAATGTATTTATGAACCACCTTGTATCTTGGAATGCGGCAATGGCTCGCATGGCTCGTGCACAAGCCTTTGTAAATTTAGGCGAACCGAAGATTCCTGTTGCATGA